A window of Nicotiana tabacum cultivar K326 chromosome 24, ASM71507v2, whole genome shotgun sequence contains these coding sequences:
- the QPT2A gene encoding quinolinate phosphoribosyltransferase [decarboxylating] 2a, mitochondrial (The RefSeq protein has 2 substitutions compared to this genomic sequence) translates to MFRALPFTATVHPYAITAPRLVVKMSAIATKNTRVESLEVKPPAHPTYDLKGVMQLALSEDAGNLGDVTCKATIPVDMESDAHFLAKEDGIIAGIALAEMIFAEVDPSLKVEWYVNDGDKVHKGLKFGKVQGNAYNIVIAERVVLNFMQRMSGIATLTKEMADAAHPAYILETRKTAPGLRLVDKWAVLIGGGKNHRMGLFDMVMIKDNHISAAGGVGKALKSVDQYLEQNKLQIGVEVETRTIAEVREVLEYASQTKTSLTRIMLDNMVVPLSNGDIDVSMLKEAVELINGRFDTEASGNVTLETVHKIGQTGVTYISSGALTQSVKALDISLKIDTELALEVGRRTKQA, encoded by the exons ATGTTTAGGGCTCTTCCTTTCACTGCAACAGTGCATCCATATGCAATTACAGCTCCAAG GTTGGTGGTGAAAATGTCAGCAATAGCCACCAAGAATACAAGAGTGGAGTCATTAGAGGTGAAGCCACCAGCACACCCAACTTATGATTTAAAGGGTGTTATGCAACTTGCACTCTCTGAAGATGCTGGGAATTTAG GAGATGTGACTTGTAAGGCGACGATTCCTGTTGATATGGAATCCGATGCTCATTTTCTAGCAAAGGAAGACGGGATCATAGCAGGGATTGCACTTGCTGAGATGATATTCGCGGAAGTTGATCCTTCACTAAAG GTGGAGTGGTATGTAAATGATGGTGATAAAGTTCATAAAGGCTTGAAATTTGGCAAAGTACAAG GAAACGCTTACAACATTGTTATAGCTGAGAGGGTTGTTCTCAATTTTATGCAAAGAATGAGTGGAATAGCTACACTAACTAAG GAAATGGCAGATGCTGCACACCCTGCTTACATCTTGGAGACTAGGAAAACTGCTCCTGGATTACGTTTGGTGGATAAATGGGCG GTATTGATCGGTGGTGGGAAGAATCACAGAATGGGCTTATTTGATATGGTAATGATAAAAGACAATCACATATCTGCTGCTGGAGGTGTCGGCAAAGCTCTAAAATCTGTGGATCAGTATTTGGAGCAAAATAAACTTCAAATAGGGGTTGAG GTTGAAACCAGGACAATTGCAGAAGTACGTGAGGTTCTAGAATATGCATCTCAAACAAAGACTTCGTTGACTAGGATAATGCTGGACAATATGGTTGTTCCATTATCTAACGGAGATATTGATGTATCCATGCTTAAGGAGGCTGTAGAATTGATCAATGGGAGGTTTGATACGGAG GCTTCAGGAAATGTTACCCTTGAAACAGTACACAAGATTGGACAAACTGGTGTTACCTACATTTCTAG TGGTGCCCTGACGCATTCTGTGAAAGCACTTGACATTTCCCTGAAGATTGATACAGAGCTCGCCCTTGAAGTTGGAAGGCGTACAAAACGAGCATGA